The following proteins come from a genomic window of Triticum aestivum cultivar Chinese Spring chromosome 6A, IWGSC CS RefSeq v2.1, whole genome shotgun sequence:
- the LOC123128126 gene encoding probable pinoresinol-lariciresinol reductase 3 isoform X2, whose product MSEEAARSRVLVVGATGRLGGSLVRASLAAGHPTFALIRPHHFALPDSAPLKPLAAAGATILKGSLDDYPSLLEAVRQVDVVICAVPTKHALEQKPLIRAIKEAGCVKRFIPAEFGVDHTKVQICDMDHGFYEKKAEIRRLIESEDIPHTYIYCNFLMRYLLPSLVQPGLDAPPRDEVTIFGGGDTKGIFVEEGDVAKFTVCTIEDPRTLNMTLYLRPPGNIYSLNELVSLWETKINKCLKKIHITEEQLLKNIQNAPFPLKMDLIFIYSAFVKGDHTYFEIDSRSEGTQLYPDVKYTTVSEYLDTLV is encoded by the exons ATGTCAGAGGAGGCGGCGAGGAGCAGGGTCCTGGTGGTCGGCGCCACCGGCCGCCTCGGGGGAAGCCTCGTGCGCGCGAgcctcgccgccggccaccccACCTTCGCGCTCATTCGCCCGCACCACTTCGCCCTCCCCGACTCCGCCCCCCTCAAGCCGCTCGCCGCGGCCGGCGCCACCATCCTCAAG GGGTCGCTGGACGATTACCCGAGCTTGCTGGAGGCCGTGCGGCAGGTGGACGTGGTCATCTGCGCGGTGCCCACGAAGCATGCGCTCGAGCAGAAGCCTCTGATTCGGGCTATAAAGGAAGCTGGGTGCGTGAAG AGATTTATTCCGGCGGAGTTTGGAGTTGATCACACAAAGGTGCAGATTTGTGACATGGACCATGGCTTCTATGAGAAGAAAGCTGAAATCCGCCGTTTAATAGAGAGCGAGGATATTCCTCACACGTACATCTATTGCAACTTCCTGATGCGCTATTTGCTTCCTTCGCTAGTGCAGCCGGGTCTAGATGCCCCTCCAAGAGATGAAGTTACGATATTTGGTGGAGGAGATACTAAAG GTATCTTCGTTGAAGAGGGTGATGTGGCTAAATTTACAGTGTGTACCATAGAGGACCCCAGAACATTAAACATGACATTGTATTTGAGACCTCCGGGAAATATCTACTCACTGAATGAATTGGTTAGCCTCTGGGAGACAAAAATCAACAAATGCCTAAAGAAGATACATATAACTGAAGAGCAACTCCTTAAAAACATTCAGA ATGCACCGTTTCCTCTGAAAATGGATTTGATATTTATATATTCAGCTTTTGTTAAGGGTGATCACACGTATTTTGAAATTGACTCGAGAAGTGAAGGAACTCAACTGTATCCTGATGTAAAGTATACCACAGTTAGCGAGTACTTGGATACACTAGTTTAG
- the LOC123128126 gene encoding probable pinoresinol-lariciresinol reductase 3 isoform X1 — MSEEAARSRVLVVGATGRLGGSLVRASLAAGHPTFALIRPHHFALPDSAPLKPLAAAGATILKGSLDDYPSLLEAVRQVDVVICAVPTKHALEQKPLIRAIKEAGCVKRFIPAEFGVDHTKVQICDMDHGFYEKKAEIRRLIESEDIPHTYIYCNFLMRYLLPSLVQPGLDAPPRDEVTIFGGGDTKGLVILLLSNLLSDTWNVKCFFHVLFFSLKEDFVSAGIFVEEGDVAKFTVCTIEDPRTLNMTLYLRPPGNIYSLNELVSLWETKINKCLKKIHITEEQLLKNIQNAPFPLKMDLIFIYSAFVKGDHTYFEIDSRSEGTQLYPDVKYTTVSEYLDTLV; from the exons ATGTCAGAGGAGGCGGCGAGGAGCAGGGTCCTGGTGGTCGGCGCCACCGGCCGCCTCGGGGGAAGCCTCGTGCGCGCGAgcctcgccgccggccaccccACCTTCGCGCTCATTCGCCCGCACCACTTCGCCCTCCCCGACTCCGCCCCCCTCAAGCCGCTCGCCGCGGCCGGCGCCACCATCCTCAAG GGGTCGCTGGACGATTACCCGAGCTTGCTGGAGGCCGTGCGGCAGGTGGACGTGGTCATCTGCGCGGTGCCCACGAAGCATGCGCTCGAGCAGAAGCCTCTGATTCGGGCTATAAAGGAAGCTGGGTGCGTGAAG AGATTTATTCCGGCGGAGTTTGGAGTTGATCACACAAAGGTGCAGATTTGTGACATGGACCATGGCTTCTATGAGAAGAAAGCTGAAATCCGCCGTTTAATAGAGAGCGAGGATATTCCTCACACGTACATCTATTGCAACTTCCTGATGCGCTATTTGCTTCCTTCGCTAGTGCAGCCGGGTCTAGATGCCCCTCCAAGAGATGAAGTTACGATATTTGGTGGAGGAGATACTAAAGGTCTGGTGATATTACTTCTCTCAAATCTGCTGTCTGATACCTGGAATGTAAAATGTTTCTTCCATGTTCTGTTTTTTTCCCTCAAGGAAGATTTTGTCTCTGCAGGTATCTTCGTTGAAGAGGGTGATGTGGCTAAATTTACAGTGTGTACCATAGAGGACCCCAGAACATTAAACATGACATTGTATTTGAGACCTCCGGGAAATATCTACTCACTGAATGAATTGGTTAGCCTCTGGGAGACAAAAATCAACAAATGCCTAAAGAAGATACATATAACTGAAGAGCAACTCCTTAAAAACATTCAGA ATGCACCGTTTCCTCTGAAAATGGATTTGATATTTATATATTCAGCTTTTGTTAAGGGTGATCACACGTATTTTGAAATTGACTCGAGAAGTGAAGGAACTCAACTGTATCCTGATGTAAAGTATACCACAGTTAGCGAGTACTTGGATACACTAGTTTAG